CCGGCCCGCGCCGCATTCCAATGTTCCAAGACACACAGGAGCGCCAGCAAAAGCGCCCCATGTGCCCGCTGCACTTTCGCATACAGGAGACTCCCATGAGCAGCCCGGCTTCCGCCACCCACCCTCTTGCCGGCCATGCCGGTGCGCACGTGCACCCCGACATGGACGCCACCTACCGCAAGATCACCTGGCGCCTGATCCCCTTTCTGGTCTTTCTCTTTGTCCTGGCCTGGATAGACCGCGTCAACGTCGGCTTCGCCAAGCTGCAGATGCTGCAGGACCTGCAGTTCAGCGAGGCTGTCTACGGCCTGGGCGCCGGCATCTTCTTCATCGGCTACTTCCTGTTCGAAGTGCCCAGCAACCTGCTGCTGGAGAAGATCGGCGCACGCAAGACACTGGCGCGCATCACCATCCTCTGGGGCGTGGCGTCCATGGCCATGGCCTATGTGACCACGCCCACCATGTTCTATGTGCTGCGCTTCATCCTGGGCGTGGTCGAGGCGGGCTTCTTCCCCGGTGTGGTGCTGTATCTGACCTACTGGTTCCCGGCCCGCCACCGTGCCCGCATCAACGGCCTGTTCATGACCTCGTTCGCCATCGCCGGCGCCGTGGGCGGCCCGATCGCAGGCGCCATCATGAACGGCATGCAGGACGTGGGCCATCTGGCCAACTGGCAATGGCTGTTCATCCTTGAAGGCATTCCCTCGGTGATCGCCGGCTTCTTCGTGCTGGCCTGGCTGCCCGAGAAACCCGAGAACGCCAAGTGGCTGAGCGCAGCCGAGCAGCGCGCCGTCAGCGCCGCCGTGGCCGAGGAAAGCCAGCAAGGCCACAAGCAGCATTCCTTCGCCGATGCCTGCCGCAACTACCGCGTCTGGCTGTGCGCCGCCGTGTACTTCTGCATCGTCAGCGGCAACGCCACGATCGCCTTCTGGTCGCCGTCCATCATCAAGGAGATCGGCATCCAGAACAATCTGCAGATCGGCCTGATCTCGGCCATTCCCTTTCTCGCAGGCACGCTGGCCATGGTCTGGAACGGCATGCATTCGGACAAGACCGGCGAGCGCCGCATGCACAGCGCCATCGCCGCCTTGATCGCCGCAGCAGGCCTGATCCTGACCGGCATGTTCCTGCACAACGCCGTGCTGGCCCTGTGCGCGCTGACGCTGGCCTCCGTCGGCATCCTCGCCGCCTTCCCCGTGTTCTGGTCCATTCCCTCGGCCTTTCTGGCCGGCACGGCGGCCGCCGGCGGCATCGCCCTCATCAACTCCGTTGGCAACCTGGCCGGCTTTGTGGCGCCCTACATGATCGGCGCGCTCAAGACCAGCACCGGCTCGCTGTCCTCGGGGCTGTACTTCGTGGCCGCGCTGGAGTTCCTCGCCGCCTTCCTAGTCGTGCTCTTCGTCAAGAAGCAGTGACTTCCTGACGCTGCCTGCGCAGCGCCGCCATGCGGGGCCCAAGGCCCCGCTCTCTCCTTTTTGAGCTTTCCGCCATGCAACTGCAATTCACCACCCCCGAAGGCCAGACCCTGGCCCCCATCTTCGACACCCTGATCGTCGCCGGCTGGGCCGGACGCGACCATGCGGCCATCGAGCACCACATCGAGGAGCTGGCCGCGCTCGGCATTCCGCGCCCCAGCGCCGTGCCGCTGTACTACCGCATCGCCAGCAACCAGCTGAGCCAGAGCAGCACGCTGCAGGTACTCGGCCCGGACTCCTCGGGCGAGGCCGAGGTCTTCGTCTTCAGCCATGACGGCGAGATGTTCGTGAGCCTGGCCTCGGACCACACCGACCGCAAGCTCGAAGCCTATAGCGTTGCCTTCTCCAAGCAGGCCTGCATCAAGCCCGTGGCCACTCAGGCCTGGCGCTTCGCCGATGTGGCCGGCCACTGGGACGAGCTGATCCTGCGCTCGTGGATCGTGGAGGACGGCCGCGAAGTGCTGTACCAGGAAGGCACGCTGGCCAGCCTGCGCACGCCCCAGGACCTGATCGCGGGCTACACCGGCGGCCAGAGCCAGTTGCCCGAAGGCAGTGGCATGACCTGCGGCACCATGGCCGCCATCGGCGGCATACGCCCTGCCACGCAGTTCGCCATGGAGCTGTACGACCCGCGCAGCCAGCGCAGCATCCGCCACCGCTACCGCAGCGAGCTGCTGGACATCGTCGCCTGAACACGGAGCTACCCATGACGTCAGTCTCTCCCCGCCTGGACCAGGTCTCCGAGCGCCTGGCCCAAGGCCAGACCAGCGCCGTGCAACTGGCCGAGCAGGCACTGGAGCGCGCCACGCAAGGCGAAGGCCCGCGCGTGTTCACCCGCGTGCTGCCCGAGCAGGCCCTGGCGGAAGCCCGCGCCAGCGATGCGCTGCGCTCGGCTGGCCTGGCACGCTCGCCCCTCGAAGGCCTGCCCATCTCGGTCAAGGATCTGTTCGACATCGCGGGCCACCCCACGCTGGGCGGCTCCAGGCTGCTGGCCGATGCCGCACCCGCCACGCAGACGGCCGAAGTCGTGCAGCGCCTGCGCCGCGCGGGCGCGGTCATCGTGGGCACGACCAATATGACCGAGTTCGCCTACTCGGGCCTGGGGCTGAATCCGCACTACGGCACGCCGCGCAATCCCTGGCAGCGGGAAAACGACGGCGGCCGCATTCCCGGCGGCTCGTCCTCCGGCGCGGCCATCTCGGTGACCGACGGCATGGCGCTGGCCGCCATCGGCTCGGACACCGGCGGCTCGGTGCGCATTCCCTCGGCGCTGTGCGGCCTGACCGGCTTCAAGCCCACGGCGCGCCGCGTGCCCATGCAGGGCGTGCTGCCGCTGTCTGCCAATCTGGACTCCATCGGACCGCTGGCGCCCAGCGTGCGCTGCTGCGCCGCGCTGGACGCGGTGCTGTCGGGCGAATCGCAGGGCGAACTGCGCGCGGCCTCGCTGCAGGGCCTGCGCCTGCTGACGCCCACGAATGTGGTGCTGGACGGCATGGACAGCGCCGTGGCCGCGGCCTGGCAGCGTGCGCTGTCGCTGCTGTACGCGGCCGGCGTGCAGATCACCGAGGCCGTGGTGCCGCCCTTCTCCGAGCTTGCGCAGATCAATGCCAAGGGCGGCTTCACCGCCGCCGAGGCCTGGGCCTGGCACCGCAGCCATATCGACGGCGCCGGCCGCCTGGCCGACTACGATCCGCGCGTGGGCACGCGCATTCTGCGCGGCAAGGACATCAGCGCGGCCGACTATATCGAGCTCCTGGCGCGCCGCCAGCAGTGGATTGCCCGCGTCCAGGCGCAGATGGCCGATCACGACCTGATGCTCATGCCCACGGTGCCCGTGATCGCGCCCAAGATTGCCGAGCTTGAGGCCAGCGACGAAGCCTATTTCGCGGCCAACGGGCTGATGCTGCGCAATCCCACGCTGATCAACTTCCTCGACGGCTGCGCGGTGTCCCTGCCCTGCCACCGCCCGGGCGAAGCGCCCGTGGGCCTGAGCCTGGCCGGCACGGCCGCTCAGGACCAACGCCTGCTGTCGGTGGCACTGGCCGTCGAGGCCTTGCTCGCCCAAGCCTGATTGCCGATCAAAAAATAGGAGCTGCTAACGCTTTACTGCAAACGATTTCAGACAGAAAACACTCTGAAATCTATATGCAACAGGCGGTAGCAGCTCCTTTTTTATTCAGTATGAGGCCCCCCCCCCAGGCTCGGCAGGCATTGGTGCCAGCACCAGCTGTGCCTGCTCCTGCGCTTTAAGCGTCCCCTGCCAGACGGGCGCCCGGCAGCCGCGCCACGGCCTGGCCGTGGTTCAGCGCAAACGCCGTGGCCACCTCTTCGGCGGCGCGCACCACGGTTTCAGCCAGCGGGTTCTGGTGATCGTTGCGCCAGCAGGCCACCAGCGGCAGCGAGGGGAACTCGCGATCCACGCGCAGCAGGCGCAGGCGCTGCTCGGCCAGCTCACGCTGGATGATGGCCGGCGGCACGGCCGCCACGCCCAGGCCGTCGCAGACCACGCGGATCATGGTCGCCACCGAGGCAATGCAGTTCATGTGCGGCGAGGCGTTGCCTTCGGCGCTGAACAGCTGCTCGATCACCGCATACGGCTCGGAGCCGCGCGCAAAGCTCATGATGGGAAAAGCCGCCAGCTCGGCCAGGCTCAGGGTCTCGTCGCCTATGCCCAGCTTGGGGCTGCCCACCCAGGCCATGGCGAACTCGCCCAGCGACAGATTGGCAATGGCACCGCCGGACACGGGCTTGGCCTGCAGCGAGACATCGAGCTGGCCCTTGAGCAGTTGCTCCGACATATGGATGGTGGTGTCGCAGGCGATCTCCACCTGCAGGCGCGGATAGCGCTGCTGCAGCAGTGCGAGAAAGTCGGGGAACCAGCTGTGCACGATGGATTCGATGGCGCCGATGCGGATCACGCCCGCATAGGCCTGCTTGTCCAGCATGTCCTCGCGCATCTCGCGCATCAGCCTGAGCATGCGCTCGGCATGCACCAGGGCCTTGGCGCCGTCGGCCGTGAGCGTGACCTCGCGCACGCCGCGGTCGAACAGGCGCACGCCGAACTCCTGCTCCAGCGTGGCGATGCGACTGGAGACGGCAGCCTGTGTGGTGAACAGCCGCTCGGCCGTCATGCGGAAGTTGCGCAGCTCGGCCAGCAGCACAAAGGTTTCCAGAAACCGTAGATTCATGGGGCGATGTTAATCACCGCCCGCTGCCTTGCCCACTTTTCGGGTCATATCGATATAGCCCATTCGCAGAACGCTTGCGTGCACAATGCTCTGTGTCTGCGCAGACATCCTGCGCTGCGATCCACTGTCCCACCACCCCTTATTCGCGGAGGTCCGATGAGAGCTGACAACATTCTGCAAACGATTGGCGACACGCCCGTCATTCACATCAACCGTCTGTTCGGCAGCAATACCAACGTCTGGATCAAGTCCGAGCGCAGCAACCCAGGTGGCTCCATCAAGGATCGTATTGCGCTGTCCATGGTGGAAGACGCCGAGAGATCCGGCGCGCTCAAACCCGGTGGTGTCATCATCGAGCCCACCAGCGGCAAC
This DNA window, taken from Comamonas testosteroni TK102, encodes the following:
- a CDS encoding MFS transporter → MSSPASATHPLAGHAGAHVHPDMDATYRKITWRLIPFLVFLFVLAWIDRVNVGFAKLQMLQDLQFSEAVYGLGAGIFFIGYFLFEVPSNLLLEKIGARKTLARITILWGVASMAMAYVTTPTMFYVLRFILGVVEAGFFPGVVLYLTYWFPARHRARINGLFMTSFAIAGAVGGPIAGAIMNGMQDVGHLANWQWLFILEGIPSVIAGFFVLAWLPEKPENAKWLSAAEQRAVSAAVAEESQQGHKQHSFADACRNYRVWLCAAVYFCIVSGNATIAFWSPSIIKEIGIQNNLQIGLISAIPFLAGTLAMVWNGMHSDKTGERRMHSAIAALIAAAGLILTGMFLHNAVLALCALTLASVGILAAFPVFWSIPSAFLAGTAAAGGIALINSVGNLAGFVAPYMIGALKTSTGSLSSGLYFVAALEFLAAFLVVLFVKKQ
- a CDS encoding DUF2848 domain-containing protein, with the translated sequence MQLQFTTPEGQTLAPIFDTLIVAGWAGRDHAAIEHHIEELAALGIPRPSAVPLYYRIASNQLSQSSTLQVLGPDSSGEAEVFVFSHDGEMFVSLASDHTDRKLEAYSVAFSKQACIKPVATQAWRFADVAGHWDELILRSWIVEDGREVLYQEGTLASLRTPQDLIAGYTGGQSQLPEGSGMTCGTMAAIGGIRPATQFAMELYDPRSQRSIRHRYRSELLDIVA
- a CDS encoding amidase — protein: MTSVSPRLDQVSERLAQGQTSAVQLAEQALERATQGEGPRVFTRVLPEQALAEARASDALRSAGLARSPLEGLPISVKDLFDIAGHPTLGGSRLLADAAPATQTAEVVQRLRRAGAVIVGTTNMTEFAYSGLGLNPHYGTPRNPWQRENDGGRIPGGSSSGAAISVTDGMALAAIGSDTGGSVRIPSALCGLTGFKPTARRVPMQGVLPLSANLDSIGPLAPSVRCCAALDAVLSGESQGELRAASLQGLRLLTPTNVVLDGMDSAVAAAWQRALSLLYAAGVQITEAVVPPFSELAQINAKGGFTAAEAWAWHRSHIDGAGRLADYDPRVGTRILRGKDISAADYIELLARRQQWIARVQAQMADHDLMLMPTVPVIAPKIAELEASDEAYFAANGLMLRNPTLINFLDGCAVSLPCHRPGEAPVGLSLAGTAAQDQRLLSVALAVEALLAQA
- a CDS encoding LysR family transcriptional regulator is translated as MNLRFLETFVLLAELRNFRMTAERLFTTQAAVSSRIATLEQEFGVRLFDRGVREVTLTADGAKALVHAERMLRLMREMREDMLDKQAYAGVIRIGAIESIVHSWFPDFLALLQQRYPRLQVEIACDTTIHMSEQLLKGQLDVSLQAKPVSGGAIANLSLGEFAMAWVGSPKLGIGDETLSLAELAAFPIMSFARGSEPYAVIEQLFSAEGNASPHMNCIASVATMIRVVCDGLGVAAVPPAIIQRELAEQRLRLLRVDREFPSLPLVACWRNDHQNPLAETVVRAAEEVATAFALNHGQAVARLPGARLAGDA